Proteins from one Solenopsis invicta isolate M01_SB chromosome 11, UNIL_Sinv_3.0, whole genome shotgun sequence genomic window:
- the LOC105194643 gene encoding phosphatidylserine lipase ABHD16A isoform X1, protein MSLIRTLWRCTFSPRLFKIYEVTWIGLVDKSYEAKNLERWGDQIVISFAAIWSISLYAVPVIAMFAMYQRGYSLTDNVSCLSKLAAGAGALLVASLAARGYSRVNNPVYVKFVETLNEAHLHYNASTKQELHKYDFEFWAWPVDFDVSELSETADKLTLEKIAKASGRLRRQSGKEFILAIPCKLLSYMVAHIFAGKLIYPGSISLIGWALGSTLVKGRIDLIKQGGERFKLMTVDKNQIDTMFVDRRNKSSNGDILVVTCEGNCGFYETGIISTPLTKGYSVLGWNHPGFGSSTGAPYPDQEENAVDCIMRFAIERLKFPEERIILYGWSIGGYTATWAAMNYPSIKSLVLDATFDDVLPLAIKTMSPSLEGLVRNIIRDYFNLNIAEQLNRYNGTVLLVRRTDDEILCIPNNSLAGNRGNMLLMKLLLRRYPHLFSETSESGTVLSRFLSAESSDRTSILESFKVEEKHCLELISANIRSNDGVINYPSTLGQDCNIRTKIQLVLFLATMYMKDQSSSHCIPLSVDLFHPGWDPASILL, encoded by the exons ATGTCGTTGATCAGGACGCTATGGAGGTGTACGTTCAGTCCACGACTGTTCAAGATTTACGAGGTAACGTGGATCGGTCTGGTTGAC AAATCGTACGAAGCGAAGAACCTGGAGCGATGGGGCGACCAAATTGTGATTTCC TTTGCAGCGATATGGTCCATAAGCCTTTATGCTGTGCCAGTTATTGCTATGTTCGCCATGTATCAGCGTGGCTATTCATTGACAGATAATGTCTCTTGCTTGAGTAAATTGGCAGCTGGTGCTGGTGCACTTCTCGTTGCCTCGTTGGCTGCACGAGGTTACTCCAGGGTCAACAATCCAGTGTATGTAAAATTCGTGGAGACCTTGAATGAGGCACATCTGCATTACAATGCAAGCACAAAGCAGGAGCTTCACAAATATGATTTTGAATTCTGGGCATGGCCTGTGGATTTTGATGTATCAGAACTAAG CGAAACTGCAGATAAGTTGACActagaaaaaattgcaaaagctAGTGGACGTCTTAGGAGACAAAGCGGCAAAGAATTTATACTTGCCATACCATGTAAATTACTCTCGTATATGGTAGCACACATCTTCGCGGGTAAACTGATTTATCCCGGCAGTATATCTCTGATCGGATGGGCGCTCG GCTCAACGTTGGTGAAAGGAAGGATAGATTTGATAAAACAAGGTGGAGAAAGATTCAAATTAATGACTGTTGATAAAAATCAAATCGATACGATGTTCGTTGATCGGCGCAACAA AAGCTCTAATGGCGACATATTGGTTGTAACCTGTGAAGGGAATTGTGGTTTCTATGAAACAGGCATTATATCCACTCCTCTGACCAAAGGCTATTCGGTGCTGGGCTGGAATCATCCAGGTTTCGGCAGTAGTACT GGTGCACCATATCCAGACCAGGAGGAAAACGCTGTCGATTGTATAATGCGCTTCGCAATTGAGCGCCTAAAGTTTCCCGAGGAACGAATAATCCTGTACGGTTGGAGCATCGGAGGCTATACCGCCACTTGGGCTGCTATGAATTACCCTTCCATTAAGAGCTTG gttTTAGATGCTACATTTGATGATGTACTTCCATTAGCTATTAAAACAATGTCACCGTCCCTAGAAGGTTTAGTTCGTAACATAATAAgagattatttcaatttaaacataGCAGAGCAATTAAATAG gTATAATGGGACTGTATTGTTAGTGAGACGAACGGACGACGAAATCCTTTGTATACCTAATAATAGCTTAGCTGGAAATCGCGGTAATATGTTGCTGATGAAATTACTTCTCAGGCGTTACCCACACTTATTTTCCGAAACTTCCGAGTCTGGAACAGTTTTATCGAGGTTCCTATCCGCTGAATCGTCTGATAGAA CGTCCATATTGGAATCGTTTAAAGTAGAAGAAAAACATTGCCTAGAATTGATATCGGCTAATATTCGAAGTAATGATGGGGTGATAAATTACCCGTCTACTCTGGGACAAGATTGTAATATTAGGACAAAAATACAGTTGGTTCTCTTCCTT GCCACAATGTATATGAAAGATCAATCATCATCACATTGTATCCCATTGTCGGTTGATCTTTTTCATCCAGGTTGGGACCCAGCATCCATACTTCTGTGA
- the LOC105194641 gene encoding endothelial differentiation-related factor 1 homolog produces the protein MSDWDTAPITLRKRVPKSSTLKTEKAVNDARRQGYTVETQAKWGGGANRQHVTTKNTAKLDRETEELKHDQIPLELGKLIQQGRQSKGMSQKDLATKVNEKAQVINDYEAGRGIPNQMVIGKIERVLGIKLRGKDRGKPLTAPGTKK, from the exons atgTCAGACTGGGACACCGCGCCTATCACTCTTCGCAAGCGCGTCCCGAAGTCATCCACGCTAAAAACGGAGAAG GCGGTCAACGACGCTCGGCGGCAGGGTTACACCGTCGAGACACAAGCAAAAT GGGGTGGTGGTGCAAACAGACAACATGTAACTACAAAGAACACAGCTAAATTAGATCGTGAAACGGAGGAATTAAAGCACGATCAAATTCCACTCGAACTTGGCAAACTTATCCAGCAAGGACGACAGAGTAAGGGAATGTCGCAAAAAGATCTGGCTAcg aaggTAAACGAGAAGGCGCAAGTCATTAATGATTACGAAGCCGGACGTGGAATACCGAACCAGATGGTAATTGGCAAAATCGAGCGAGTACTTGGAATTAAATTGCGCGGTAAAGATCGCGGCAAACCGCTAACGGCCCCCGGGACGAAGAAGTGA
- the LOC105194642 gene encoding ran GTPase-activating protein 1, with translation MFSLGEIGEQLKDVSRKSVGVSFAGQSLVLDTANDALQVVEAIKACPCLEYLDLEGNTLGTPAAEVIAEALKEKGTPLKRALWKDMFTGRLKTEIPKALEYLGTALCTAGSQLTELDLSDNAFGPIGIQGLANLLASSPCYALQQLKLNNNGLGISGGKMLAKALEKCHENSSKEGTPLALKVFIVGRNRLENEGAQALASVFEKLKTLEEVVMQQNGIYHVGIAAIAQGLSANPNLRVLNLNDNTIGLKGARALAKVLPIFRGLEELNLGDCLLKTKGALALAEALEIHGNHTSLRYLDLSCNELRAPAGNAIAKATHDKTLLTNLQLDGNCFGTEGRENLREILAKLGRLDALNSLEEDYTEDEEDDDNDNDNEDEQSGEDESDNNEDETSDKDNKEQDNIAQSVVVTVAEFVKSPIGEKLLLLQDDNVQAFIDYATNLANQNNTTTKQKYIEELLRITMKVSALCGSGYINVRIKAESLSDALYAKLFSYAVENDQISNLNNALLVNLGLIKGEDKASGKIDWNLEGCFKALEKISQRDYFLARTRNILKVFLEKPMKTSRANVVDPFQDSKVALKTVLDSIQVT, from the exons ATGTTCAGTCTAGGCGAGATTGGCGAGCAATTGAAAGACGTGAGTCGAAAATCGGTCGGGGTTTCGTTCGCCGGTCAATCGCTCGTTTTGGACACCGCGAATGACG CTCTCCAGGTGGTAGAAGCAATCAAAGCATGCCCCTGCTTGGAATACTTGGATCTGGAAGGAAACACACTGGGTACGCCAGCTGCAGAGGTTATAGCAGAAGCGTTGAAAGAGAAGGGGACTCCATTGAAGAGAGCTCTATGGAAGGACATGTTTACCGGTCGTTTGAAAACAGAAATTCCAAAAGCTTTGGAGTACCTAGGGACAGCATTGTGTACTGCTGGCAGTCAGCTTACCGAACTTGATTTAAGCGACAATGCTTTTGGTCCAATTGGTATTCAGGGGTTAGCGAATCTGTTGGCGTCGAGTCCATGCTACGCTCTTCAACAGTTGAAGTTGAACAACAATGGTCTTGGTATATCAGGTGGAAAGATGTTAGCTAAAGCATTGGAGAAATGTCATGAAAATAGTTCTAAAGAAG GTACACCGCTTGCATTGAAAGTTTTCATCGTTGGTAGAAATCGGCTAGAGAATGAGGGCGCACAAGCGTTAGCATCTGTATTTGAAAAGTTGAAAACATTGGAGGAAGTTGTAATGCAGCAGAATGGGATATATCATGTGGGCATCGCAGCAATTGCACAGGGTTTATCTGCCAATCCTAATTTGCGAGTATTAAATTTGAATGATAATACAATCGGATTAAAAGGCGCCAGAGCGCTCGCTAAAGTATTACCGATTTTCCGAGGTTTGGAGGAATTAAACCTTGGAGATTGTTTATTAAAGACTAAAGGGGCTTTAGCTTTAGCAGAAGCGTTAGAGATTCACGGCAATCACACATCTCTTAGATATCTAGATTTGAGTTGTAACGAATTACGTGCGCCCGCTGGTAATGCTATTGCTAAAGCCACTCATGATAAAACTCTTCTAACAAATCTACAATTAGATGGGAATTGCTTTGGAACAGAAGGACGCGAAAACCTTAGGGAAATTCTTGCAAAATTGGGAAGACTTGATGCATTGAATTCTTTGGAAGAGGATTATACTGAGGATGAGGAAGATGACGATAACGATAATGATAACGAGGATGAACAAAGTGGAGAGGATGAAAGTGATAATAATGAAGATGAAACAAGTGACAAAGATAACAAAGAACAAGATAATATTGCACAAAGCGTAGTGGTTACAGTAGCAGAATTCGTAAAATCGCCAATAGGCGAGAAACTGTTGCTACTGCAAGATGATAATGTGCAAGCTTTCATCGATTACGCAACG AATTTAGcaaatcaaaataatacaactacaaaacagaaatatatagaAGAACTTTTACGAATAACTATGAAAGTATCGGCATTATGTGGTAGTGGCTACATAAACGTGAGAATAAAAGCAGAATCCTTGTCAGATGCTTTATACgccaaattattttcttatgctgtagaaaatgatcaaatttcaaatttgaataATGCATTACTAGTTAATCTTGGTTTAATAAAA GGCGAGGACAAAGCCAGTGGAAAAATTGATTGGAATTTGGAAGGATGTTTTAAAGCTTTGGAAAAAATTAGTCAGAGAGATTATTTCTTAGCACGTACGAGGAATATATTGAAGGTATTCTTAGAGAAACCAATGAAGACTAGTCGTGCAAATGTTGTCGATCCATTTCAAGATTCCAAAGTTGCTCTCAAAACTGTTCTAGACAGTATTCAAGTTACGTAA
- the LOC105194640 gene encoding proteasome subunit beta type-1 — MMDLLTENGKGRLPDYEVQGAKKVSFSPYSDNGGSVVALAGDDFCVIAADTRLSTGFSIYTREQDKLFSLSNTTILGCSGCWCDTLTLTRLLSARMQMYKHEHQKEMSTPAAAQMLSIMLYHKRFFPYYVSNILAGLDENGKGCIYSYDPIGHCEKTTYRAGGSAGALLQPLLDNQIGYKNQEGVTPTPVTQEKAVAILKDVFTSAAERDIYTGDGITIKIITKDGIKDSSFALRKD, encoded by the exons ATGATGGATCTGTTGACAGAAAATGGAAAAGGACGTTTACCCGATTACGAGGTGCAAGGAGCGAAAAAAGTGAGCTTCAGTCCGTATTCTGACAATGGAGG GAGTGTAGTAGCTCTTGCTGGAGATGATTTTTGCGTCATAGCTGCAGACACACGTCTCAGCACTGGATTCTCAATTTACACTCGAGAACAGGATAAATTATTCTCTTTGTCAAACACTACAATCTTGGGATGCTCTGGTTGCTGGTGTGACACCTTGACTCTAACTCGTCTCCTATCTGCTCGCATGCAG ATGTATAAACATGAACATCAAAAAGAAATGTCAACCCCAGCAGCTGCACAAATGCTGTCGATAATGCTATATCACAAAAGATTCTTTCCTTATTATGTCAGTAATATACTTGCTGGATTAGATGAAAATGGAAAAGGCTGTATATATAGTTATGATCCAATTGGACATTGTGAGAAAACTACATATAGGGCTGGTGGTTCAGCTGGTGCACTTTTGCAACCACTTCTTGATAATCAg atTGGTTACAAAAATCAAGAAGGTGTCACTCCTACACCAGTGACTCAAGAAAAAGCTGTAGCAATTTTGAAAGATGTTTTCACTTCTGCGGCTGAAAGAGATATATATACAGGTGATGGAATAaccatcaaaattattacaaaggATGGAATAAAAGACTCCAGTTTTGCTTTGAGAAAGGATTAA
- the LOC105194643 gene encoding phosphatidylserine lipase ABHD16A isoform X2 — MSLIRTLWRCTFSPRLFKIYEKSYEAKNLERWGDQIVISFAAIWSISLYAVPVIAMFAMYQRGYSLTDNVSCLSKLAAGAGALLVASLAARGYSRVNNPVYVKFVETLNEAHLHYNASTKQELHKYDFEFWAWPVDFDVSELSETADKLTLEKIAKASGRLRRQSGKEFILAIPCKLLSYMVAHIFAGKLIYPGSISLIGWALGSTLVKGRIDLIKQGGERFKLMTVDKNQIDTMFVDRRNKSSNGDILVVTCEGNCGFYETGIISTPLTKGYSVLGWNHPGFGSSTGAPYPDQEENAVDCIMRFAIERLKFPEERIILYGWSIGGYTATWAAMNYPSIKSLVLDATFDDVLPLAIKTMSPSLEGLVRNIIRDYFNLNIAEQLNRYNGTVLLVRRTDDEILCIPNNSLAGNRGNMLLMKLLLRRYPHLFSETSESGTVLSRFLSAESSDRTSILESFKVEEKHCLELISANIRSNDGVINYPSTLGQDCNIRTKIQLVLFLATMYMKDQSSSHCIPLSVDLFHPGWDPASILL, encoded by the exons ATGTCGTTGATCAGGACGCTATGGAGGTGTACGTTCAGTCCACGACTGTTCAAGATTTACGAG AAATCGTACGAAGCGAAGAACCTGGAGCGATGGGGCGACCAAATTGTGATTTCC TTTGCAGCGATATGGTCCATAAGCCTTTATGCTGTGCCAGTTATTGCTATGTTCGCCATGTATCAGCGTGGCTATTCATTGACAGATAATGTCTCTTGCTTGAGTAAATTGGCAGCTGGTGCTGGTGCACTTCTCGTTGCCTCGTTGGCTGCACGAGGTTACTCCAGGGTCAACAATCCAGTGTATGTAAAATTCGTGGAGACCTTGAATGAGGCACATCTGCATTACAATGCAAGCACAAAGCAGGAGCTTCACAAATATGATTTTGAATTCTGGGCATGGCCTGTGGATTTTGATGTATCAGAACTAAG CGAAACTGCAGATAAGTTGACActagaaaaaattgcaaaagctAGTGGACGTCTTAGGAGACAAAGCGGCAAAGAATTTATACTTGCCATACCATGTAAATTACTCTCGTATATGGTAGCACACATCTTCGCGGGTAAACTGATTTATCCCGGCAGTATATCTCTGATCGGATGGGCGCTCG GCTCAACGTTGGTGAAAGGAAGGATAGATTTGATAAAACAAGGTGGAGAAAGATTCAAATTAATGACTGTTGATAAAAATCAAATCGATACGATGTTCGTTGATCGGCGCAACAA AAGCTCTAATGGCGACATATTGGTTGTAACCTGTGAAGGGAATTGTGGTTTCTATGAAACAGGCATTATATCCACTCCTCTGACCAAAGGCTATTCGGTGCTGGGCTGGAATCATCCAGGTTTCGGCAGTAGTACT GGTGCACCATATCCAGACCAGGAGGAAAACGCTGTCGATTGTATAATGCGCTTCGCAATTGAGCGCCTAAAGTTTCCCGAGGAACGAATAATCCTGTACGGTTGGAGCATCGGAGGCTATACCGCCACTTGGGCTGCTATGAATTACCCTTCCATTAAGAGCTTG gttTTAGATGCTACATTTGATGATGTACTTCCATTAGCTATTAAAACAATGTCACCGTCCCTAGAAGGTTTAGTTCGTAACATAATAAgagattatttcaatttaaacataGCAGAGCAATTAAATAG gTATAATGGGACTGTATTGTTAGTGAGACGAACGGACGACGAAATCCTTTGTATACCTAATAATAGCTTAGCTGGAAATCGCGGTAATATGTTGCTGATGAAATTACTTCTCAGGCGTTACCCACACTTATTTTCCGAAACTTCCGAGTCTGGAACAGTTTTATCGAGGTTCCTATCCGCTGAATCGTCTGATAGAA CGTCCATATTGGAATCGTTTAAAGTAGAAGAAAAACATTGCCTAGAATTGATATCGGCTAATATTCGAAGTAATGATGGGGTGATAAATTACCCGTCTACTCTGGGACAAGATTGTAATATTAGGACAAAAATACAGTTGGTTCTCTTCCTT GCCACAATGTATATGAAAGATCAATCATCATCACATTGTATCCCATTGTCGGTTGATCTTTTTCATCCAGGTTGGGACCCAGCATCCATACTTCTGTGA